Proteins encoded together in one Salmo trutta chromosome 3, fSalTru1.1, whole genome shotgun sequence window:
- the tlr21 gene encoding toll-like receptor 13, with product MAGLKYKIMASVAIVLHIAQFTVGYSFRNCTEDPTSNHTKFICIRHQAKNISAIVGDLPPYATTIIISINLIKHIPDNTFDHLPNLRTLQIDNNHLETIDNQAFQNMSQLKSLNLSLNKISNLSSSVFQDLKNLVNLSLNNNSLIMLPPGIFSSLSNLDVLILRQNYLNNFSAVAESVTHLTKLTKLDLCNNYLTSLHHSNHTDLPESLTTLYLCKNKLVTLACEWGFLSHVLLLDLSYNDQLPSRAFQGLDLQKLNYMRLRSTNVTVPELLNVSNVRAGNIDFSGMGLKTDNLLMELCSLLSTKVKFVKKLSLGSNGILLLRKNTLSNCPPIRGLLDLSFNQLREVSCLHFLKGQDQIKNFTAEKNHLTSLMSCNKQNLTFPNLTDLSYRYNRILKVNSFAFHHTPNVKTLQLNINIIAYLDHKAFSGLTSLVTLRLDNNLLTDLYKDSFEDLHSLEILNLRNNQIAVIFNKTFHLLKCLHILDLGGNKITHFEDSAFVGLVNLANFYLDGNNLKQIDSAKFKPFHATLEVLDLHGNQVSFSSKRTNSPFVNLTKLRNLKLDAQMPHGLNMLPYAFFRGLNSLQSLYLTDNHIFSFAADTFDDLTNLTFLSLDNSCAGVMQLQPGVFKNLRKLSKLSARNMGIQSFSNEVFGNLTELQILLLNQNVMQSLDVNVLEALPKLRYLDLRNIPLSCTCLNSDLQNWTLTNQRVQLVLQYSLQCQDKKLQKSFYNFDTNVCYLDLGEYLFATTTTVILLLTIIPLLYNKLYWKLKYSYYVFRSWFGQHWRRLREKEEHSKYDAFISYNSADEPWVLDQLLPNLEGNGASFRLCLHHRDFELGRNIVDNIVSAVYSSRKTICVVSRHFLCSEWCSLEIQLASYRLFHELRDVLLLIFLEPIPERQLSAYHRMRKVMLKKTYLQWPGSDCTDPVKAQELFWNHLRRALRSGSSRFEEEDEGREEYFNQPPTDDDNYYLMP from the coding sequence ATGGCCGggctaaaatataaaataatggcatcaGTGGCAATTGTCCTTCACATTGCCCAGTTCACAGTTGGCTATAGCTTCAGAAATTGCACTGAGGATCCAACCTCAAACCACACAAAATTCATTTGCATCCGTCACCAGGCAAAGAACATTTCTGCCATTGTAGGTGACCTGCCACCTTATGCCACCACAATTATAATCTCCATAAACTTGATAAAACACATACCTGACAATACCTTTGATCACTTACCTAACCTCAGGACGCTTCAGATTGACAATAACCATCTGGAGACCATAGATAACCAGGCATTCCAAAATATGAGCCAACTGAAGAGCCTAAACCTGTCCTTGAACAAAATATCAAATCTCAGCTCCTCTGTATTTCAAGACCTCAAAAACCTTGTCAACCTGTCACTAAATAATAACTCACTGATTATGCTCCCTCCGGGTATTTTCTCTTCACTCTCCAATCTGGATGTCCTCATATTACGGCAGAACTACCTGAACAACTTCTCTGCGGTGGCAGAATCTGTGACTCACTTAACGAAGCTGACAAAACTAGACCTGTGCAATAACTATCTAAcatccctccatcattctaacCATACAGACCTACCAGAGTCCCTCACCACCCTCTATCTCTGTAAAAACAAACTGGTCACTTTAGCATGTGAGTGGGGCTTCCTCAGCCATGTACTACTGCTGGATCTCTCCTACAATGACCAGCTCCCTTCAAGGGCTTTCCAAGGTCTGGACTTGCAGAAGCTAAACTACATGCGTTTGCGTTCAACCAATGTTACAGTGCCAGAGCTTTTGAATGTCAGCAATGTTAGAGCTGGGAACATAGACTTCTCTGGTATGGGGTTGAAGACTGACAATCTGCTCATGGAGCTATGTAGCCTTTTGAGTACAAAGGTCAAATTTGTTAAAAAGCTGAGTCTGGGAAGCAATGGGATTCTGTTATTGCGAAAGAACACGCTTTCCAACTGTCCACCAATCCGGGGTTTATTGGACCTTTCCTTCAACCAATTGAGGGAGGTAAGTTGCCTCCACTTTCTCAAAGGACAGGATCAAATCAAGAACTTCACAGCAGAGAAAAACCACCTCACCTCCCTAATGTCCTGCAACAAACAGAACCTCACTTTCCCAAATCTGACAGATCTGAGCTACCGTTACAATCGCATACTCAAAGTCAACTCTTTTGCTTTCCACCACACACCAAATGTGAAGACCCTACAACTCAACATAAACATAATCGCCTATCTTGACCATAAGGCTTTCAGTGGGCTGACTAGTCTTGTGACACTGCGTCTGGACAATAACCTCCTGACCGATCTGTACAAGGATAGCTTTGAAGATCTGCATAGCCTGGAAATACTTAACCTACGTAACAATCAGATAGCTGTTATTTTCAACAAGACTTTCCATTTACTCAAATGCCTGCACATTTTGGATCTTGGAGGGAACAAAATCACTCATTTTGAAGACTCAGCCTTTGTGGGGCTCGTTAACCTGGCGAATTTTTACCTTGATGGAAACAATCTCAAACAGATCGACAGCGCCAAGTTTAAACCATTCCATGCCACACTTGAAGTTCTTGATCTACATGGGAATCAGGTTAGCTTCTCCTCTAAACGTACCAACTCTCCTTTCGTGAATCTAACAAAACTTCGCAACCTCAAACTAGATGCGCAGATGCCCCACGGCCTCAACATGCTGCCTTATGCCTTTTTCCGTGGTCTCAACTCCCTCCAATCGCTCTACCTCACCGACAATCACATCTTTAGCTTTGCAGCAGACACTTTTGACGATCTGACCAACTTGACTTTCCTCTCCTTGGACAACTCCTGTGCCGGGGTGATGCAGCTGCAGCCGGGCGTCTTCAAAAACTTGCGGAAATTGAGCAAGCTCAGCGCAAGGAACATGGGCATCCAGTCCTTCTCAAATGAGGTTTTCGGGAATCTGACAGAGCTGCAGATCTTGCTTCTCAACCAGAACGTAATGCAATCCTTAGATGTGAATGTGCTGGAGGCTCTACCTAAACTGCGCTACCTGGACCTGCGCAACATTCCTCTAAGTTGCACCTGCCTCAACAGTGACCTGCAGAACTGGACTTTGACAAACCAGAGAGTCCAGTTAGTCTTACAATACAGTCTACAGTGCCAAGATAAAAAACTCCAAAAAAGCTTCTACAACTTTGACACCAATGTTTGCTACCTGGACCTGGGAGAGTACCTTTTTGCTACCACAACCACTGTGATTTTACTGCTGACTATAATCCCGCTTCTCTACAACAAGCTCTATTGGAAACTGAAGTATAGCTATTATGTGTTCCGCTCCTGGTTTGGCCAACACTGGCGCAGgctgagggagaaagaggagcaCTCCAAATACGATGCTTTCATCTCCTATAACTCGGCGGACGAGCCCTGGGTACTAGACCAGCTACTTCCCAACCTGGAGGGCAACGGAGCCTCTTTCCGGCTGTGCCTGCACCACCGTGACTTTGAGCTGGGCCGCAACATTGTGGACAACATCGTCTCCGCTGTGTACAGCAGCCGCAAGACCATCTGCGTGGTTAGTAGGCATTTCCTGTGCAGCGAGTGGTGCTCCCTAGAGATCCAGCTGGCCAGCTACAGGCTCTTCCACGAGCTCCGGGACGTGCTCCTGCTCATCTTCCTGGAACCCATCCCTGAAAGACAGCTGTCGGCTTACCACCGTATGAGAAAGGTCATGTTGAAGAAGACCTACCTGCAGTGGCCGGGGTCAGACTGCACTGACCCGGTCAAGGCCCAGGAACTGTTTTGGAACCATCTGAGGAGGGCACTGAGGAGTGGGAGCAGCAGGTTTGAAGAGGAagatgaggggagggaggaatACTTCAATCAGCCACCGACGGATGATGATAACTATTACTTAATGCCTTAA